The genomic interval ACAAAGCATCAACTGTAACATCttgtattgttctgtttttctttctttacaccCCACCCTCAGAGCTCCAGTCCTTGTTGCCCTCGCTCTGATTGAGTGTGGTATGAAGTATGAAGATGCTGTCCAGTTCATTCGACAGTAAGTGCTTTTACACTAAAGTACCATGGTACCATGTTgctcactgtttttttgtttagttttttctcTCTACCATTTTGTGTAAAACATAGAGACTGTatatgaaaatcccaggagatcagcagttataAAAATACTCAAATCAGCCCGTCTGGCAACAGCAATCATGCCACATTAACTGACGCTGCTGGTCCGTATGCACGGCTTGGCTTTATGCTTTTCACTGCTGCTACGCAATTGGCTGAataaataattgcatgaatCTGTTCTGTAGGTGTCcagttttttattgtatattttatatattttgtgtacTGCCGAGGGTTTAAATCCTGTACTTTGAGGTGGTGTCTCTATAGGTCAAATTTGATTGTCCGGTACATCACACACCTCATTTtattgctccatggtccagatTCTCACATACCCACAGGAGTGCTTTCAGTGGTGGACACGTGTCAGAgtggtccctctgtttctcAGCAAGCTCTCATTCACTGTGTTTTGACCCCTTTTATAATAGCCAGCATGAACTTGTCCAGCAAATTTTGCTCATCTAGACGTCACTTCCCATGCACGTCAGTGTACAaggaactgactgttcacttacTGTCTAATAGATCCCACCCCTTACCAGGAGCCATTGTAACAAGTcaaatcagtgttattcactttaccttgttttaatgttatttcttgaatgtgtaagagagagagaaataaaaactcaGTTTTGATCTTCATGAAGTTTCTGTCATATCAGTTCAATACTGTGTCTGTTTCATTCTCAGAAAGCGTCGGGGAGCATTTAATAGCAAGCAGCTCTTCTACCTGGAGAAATATCGCCCAAAGATGCGTCTCCGCTTCAAAGATTCAAACGGTCACCGCAACAACTGCTGCATCCAGTAGAGCTTTTCCTGCAGCCCTGCTGGAAACCTTTAATCCATATATTTCTGTAATGTGTACAGTTATTACTCAGAATTGATGAACATGTGAAAATAccgaaaagattaaaaaaaataaataaatcaattttacTTGTGATTATCCCCATGTGTGTTGATTTTACAGTGTGGCCTCATTTGACAAGGTGAGTGCTTATTGTATGATCATGTGAAAATTTAACATCTTTTGATTCCAGCCATCAACttgtataaacattttgtaaagcTGTTACAGGAGTGCCCTCTGCCAaacagtattgttttttttttgttttgtttttttttaacaactatATGACAGCATAGGTATCATTTAATCTTATTGTTTTTGAAGATCTTAAAATGCCTTAGTAAATTGAAAAGGAGGTTGTTTTATGGGCATTTGTGAAAACAGCTACACACAGAAAATcatgaattacaaaaaaaaatgtagaattgtgtgtatgtggaaggTATGGGATctagtttgtgttgtttatctAAACTTCGTTTACTAATTACTGCCATGTCgatagtgttttttgttttgtgttttggctTCAAACTGGACCTCTGCGATATTTTGTATGCCTTTTTATTTGATGTGCGTAACTTAAAAATACTTGGATACTTGATTTATGTACGGTATTTGAAACGTGTACTATTAGATTGGCTATTTATACTATCACTGGGTATGTGTTTTAGTATAGTGAGAAAAGTTGTAACTGTTGACTGATGAGAGAAGAcgtaaaataaaggaataaactgAGGACACGAGAGGTCTGCACGTCGCACGTGAATCTGTCCATTAATATGCATCCTTCATATACAAAAACATGCACAGCTTTATCAAAACCATTTATTTACCCATTTTCACAAATGTAGGTGTGACATTGAACCTTTtcgaaaataaataataccactGAAAATTTCACACATTGAATGTAACTAGTAAGACTATACTGTCATTGGGTAATAAGATTAACACTTAATTACATGGAATTGAACAAAgtgaatgtttaaaatgatttacacTGATTTAGGAATACTTCTTTAATTCTGAAAAAGTGACAAGCCAATTTGAGGTAATGATAAACTGTATTTACATTATGTACTTGTGTATAAACATTTAGCCTTTTTAAATGTGACTATACATAAAGATTTAGTACATTTCACAATTTGTTTGGTTACTCTTTAAAAACTAAAGGAGTGCATTGTATACTTCAGCCAGGAAAACATCTGCCCTGGATGTATTATgtaagtttttctttttctgatctttaaaaaaagtattaattcaCGACTTTTACAGGAAGTCCATTTCTGCACGATGGaatacatttaaaccttttaaaaaaaaaaatgtaaagctcTTCCAAATATTTCAAGGCTAAAAATCTTTAAGGAAAATGCTCATTGCAATCACACTGTACTTGCAGGAAAAGTACCACACTGGACATCCTTCAAAATAAACTGTTTGGCGAAGGGTCTCCCTATTGTTAGTCTCTGAGCTTCAGTTCTGCAGCCACTTTAAAGGCTGTCTGGTCCCTTCATGCTGTACTCTTTGAGAGGTTCTGGTGGTACTTGGCTGAGGATACACTGTGATGCCTCACAGTATCCGTTCAGACCCGGAGTCCCAGGAGATCCAGGAATGCCGGGAATTCCGGGCACACCTCGCGGCCCTTTCATACCATCACGTCCATTGTTGCCATATGCAGGCTGCCCGGGTTCACCTGTGAAATTACAAAAGcacatacaggtgtgtgtgtgtgaacactattgacaaaaaaacagatgatgCACCTCAGTGGGTGCATCATGGACAATGTATTGTTGTAGTCCGATTCTAACAACACATCCCTGTTTTTGCCCCAACTGtttaacaatataaacaatgtttaggaaaataataaacaattccTTCATTCGCTTTTTAatattcagtgtgtgttcatgttattGCATCATGAGGCTCATGTGGCAGGGAATTATATCACTTATGTTTACAGTCAACAAATATTTGAAACACTTTTTAACCAGTCATTTTCTCTGACATAGCTCCGGAGTTCATGCTGGTCAGAATCCAAAATCccaggtttatttatatattaacatgTTTGTTGTGAGGTCTTAATGAGCCTTAATCATCTGTGCTTTGTTGCAGCCTGGAAACGTCCAGCTACAGGAATGTCACTGCAGCTTTCATTGCAGAAGACATTGTGCATTATGGTTTTTATcgagagggatggagggagggagtccaattcaataaagaaaaatactgTTATGAGATGTTTATATCTTCTATTACGTAACAGCTACTAACTTTtttcacagatgttccacaacatgaaATTGAACACTAAAtggaatatatataatgtatccGTCActgaattaattattcattcattcatcttctaccgcttatccgaactacctcgggtcacggggatcctgcggggatctcaggcgtcatcgggcatcaaggcaggatacaccctggacggagtgccaacccatcgcagggcacacacacacacactctcattcactcacacaatcccACACTAGGGatgattttccagagatgccaatcaacctaccatgcatgtctttggaccgggggaggaaaccggagtacccggaggaaacccccgaggcacggggagaacatgcaaactccacacacaaggtggaggcgggaatcgaaccccgaccctggaggtgtgaggcgaacgtgctaaccattaagccaccgtgccccccactgaattaattaattaattaaaaattaattaaaagcaCTGCTGTTATACCAAATAAATCCATTATGGACTATTTCTTTATAACAGCATACTCTGTAGTGTTTCATTTTTTGCTTATGTCACCTGATGGCAGCgtggcagtagcacgcagcggccaATTCGGACCcggaccctaaccctaaccctggttAACgtcatggttgaaatgacaataaaagcttcttgactttacttgacttataactacagtatattgGCTAAGTAGGTTATTAACTCACCTGGAAGACCTGGTGGCCCAGGAATGCCTTTAGGCCCTTGTAGGGTAGGCCCTCGGTCTCCTCTGTCTCCTGTGTCACCTTtattacacaattatacacataaGGTATCTGTAATTTTTCTATTATTGCTTTTGTTTGAGGTTTGAACATTATAACATGCCACAGATATACTTGTTAGATTAAAACAATCCTATGACAACATTATAGAAAAccacctcatcatcatctcctcgATTCAAAGCCAAAGCAATTTCATCTTGTACCTTTTGGTCCTTTTACTCCAATAAGTCCAGGAGGTCCTTTAAGGCCAGGCAACCCTCTTGCTCCAGTGTGCCCTGGGAAACCGTTCTCTCCAGGTGAGCCAGTGGGACCAGGAAGTCCGGGAGGACCTGGCAACCCGACAATGCCAGACTCTGGCCTTGTCAGGCTTGCTGCAAGCTGAGCGAGCTGCTCTGTGATAGAACAGGTTTGAAGCTTTAGTCAAACTTCAGCTGGAAATATGTTATCTGGCTGATCAAATAAATCACATCATTTGCttagattttatatattaaacacgGACCTTGCATAACCCTCATGCAGACCGCCTTGATTTGTTCATCTGTTGGTCCTTTACCCTGAAAGGCAGTACGCcaataataatcatttcattacagGGACAAATCTCAGCCTGTTGTGTAACTGCACAACCACTTGATCGGCAAAATGTTGATGGTTAAGAGGATTTAAGAGGAAAAATGCTAGCTCTTATACTTCCCATAATAATCGGGTTTccaattaattaaattaattaagttaattaaaCTGCCTGGATATGTTAAGAATAAAGAGCATACTGGTCGTCCTTGAGTTCCAGGTAAACCACGTTCTCCTCGATCTCCCTGCATGCCTCTGGGTCCGGGCTGACCTGGTTCACCTTCAACCCCATGCTGCCCACGCATTCCTTCTGGACCTTTGTTTCCTGCATCACCTGTTTTTCCCAGCTGAACATAAGGAAGTGACATGTCATGTACTGATCTAACAACTGATGTTAACACTAAAAGAATTTTAATATTCTGAGATTGGACTTAACACTATTGAGGTCACACTCACCGAACCTTTCTCTCCAGGTTCCCCTTGATCACCCTGCAGGAAAGAGAAGGTTCAAAGGTTACTGTCTGTCTTCTACTGTCTCTATTCTCTAGccacaaataatttaaataaaaattcagagtTACGCACTAGGTCCCCTTTTTCTCCTGGTGTGCCCTCCTCACCGGGTGCTCCCTAAACACAAACAGTGTTTCAGATTAGGATACTGCATATAAACATAGAAATGATGGGTTTTAAAGCTACATCCTAAACTGACAGATAGTGCAGGTTTACCTGCTCGCCTTTTGGCCCAGTAATACCAACTGCACCCTGAtaacaatcagaaaaaaattTTAGTCAGTCGTGTCATATGTCCAAAAGATTTTCCAAGATTTCCAAGATACATGTGTCAACGTGCTTGATACGaggaaattgttttaaaaaaattatcctttatgaataaataaaaaattggacTATTTTGCAGAAGTTACACTTCAGAACATTACCACCTCAACCCTGATCAGTTTCCTATAACAACCTACCCGGTagtgatttattccttattttagttagcacaataaacataaacattgtaaaggtgtataaaataaaattgaaaaaaaaatacttttttatactGCTACTTTTTTGGAATCCTTTCCATTACCTTGTCACCTTTCTGACCATGAAAACCACTTTCACCTGGAACGCCAGGTAGACCGAGATTCCCTTTAGGACCCTGCATACAcacaagtgtacacacacagttttacacTGAATCATTTATACATGGTGACTTACAAaccacaaaatataaaaaaagacatggcTTTGTAAGCAGTGCTGCTGTACTGTGGGTGTCGCTtgctgtgtgtggatgtgggtcCTGATCGCCTGATGCCCTTAGCCAGGCTGCTTTAAGGAATTCCTGCTGAACAGAGGGTTCTTTCAGACCCCCGTTTTACCCCGAATATCCTCTTACCAAAGAAAATAACTCTGAGCACAGCAGCTTCAATAACATCTCTGTATTCATGGCTCTTTCGCAGCACTGATCGCTGTCACACCGAgtctttgtattaaaaaaatcacatttgaaTTGTAAACTGGACATGACCTCTAAAATCTCGAAAATATGGACAAGGTCTGGGATTGTTAAACACTTCGTCTGTGTAATAAGACAATGCGATGGGCAATGCagttttttcagcttttttcatattttttgcatACAACAATTAAAACTACATTTGGACGTAtagaaaatatgtataaataatactTGGGTTCCAGTCCATTCCTTTCCATCTGTATCTTCTCCTTCCTCTCTCGTTCTTATTCTTGTCTTTGTTGCTGTTATGGCTTTTTCATCACTGATAGTCTTTCAATCCTTTCATTCCTTATTCCTATTGGTGCTCCTTGTTATTTCCTCCCTCTTTATTGCTCTTTTATTCCAACATTACAACAGCTTTATCACTACTGAAAGGTGATAATTAATGTATCCATTCCATTGTATTGTGACATTGCTCATTATCTATTTGCCTAGAGATACTAGATACATACCCTTAGACCTGGCTGTCCCTGAGGCCCATCTGGACCCCTCACCCCTCTTTCACCctagagaatcagagagaggaAGACGACAGGAGCATAGACGTTACATTATTCGAGTAATATTTCTGTGTCTGCTGTTTGCAGTGATATAGAAGTGGAGGCATACTCACTGGCCCACCTCTTGATCCTACAGGTCCTACTTCTCCCTGTTCTCCACGTTCACCCTGAAATCAATCGACCAGGCTTCACTTAGCAGGTGCAGAAACATCTACTAgatcaataaatcatttttcaaCCCTTCTGTTCACAGAAATGCACAGCATAAGACTCTTACTTGTTTTCCGTTGTTCCCAATTGGACCTGCCACGCCTGGATTACCAGAGTTTCCCTACAGTACACCAGAGATCATAAAGCTGCTCATTTCAGACATAAAACTTTGGTACAATTTAGTACTCAGATGTATGATGAGCTTGTCCACGATGTATTATTATAGTAAGCTTTATCAATGTCATATCTACATGTATAGTAAATTGTTATTACTCCTATAGATTGAGCCATGGGGACAATTATGAATGCCTACCTTTGGCCCCCTTTCACCATTCGCTCCAGGGATGCCTGGCAAAC from Tachysurus vachellii isolate PV-2020 chromosome 1, HZAU_Pvac_v1, whole genome shotgun sequence carries:
- the col9a1a gene encoding collagen, type IX, alpha 1a; this encodes MAYARTLWTSLLVILLQIFLICSAQRASVGPRGPPGPPGFPGIDGIDGERGTGPGPNGPPGQDGDDGKNGSNGLPGNPGADGLAGPVGDPGPVGFIGPKGETGDPGPRGNTGVGEDGEAGADGEDGLPGELGKAGPPGSRGLRGPVGFPGPAGQRGPPGVWSGEALCLNSCTRGLSGYSGQPGMKGHKGIKGESGEPGRQGHKGEEGEQGPSGETGTQGKIGPQGLRGITGLMGSKGDRGSRGVDGNVGPQGIQGAPGDRGQRGKVGEIGPRGAPGSLGFRGILGLPGPKGEAGLPGIEGRDGIPGLPAVKGIPGKVGPPGEAGLQGLPGLPGIPGANGERGPKGNSGNPGVAGPIGNNGKQGERGEQGEVGPVGSRGGPGERGVRGPDGPQGQPGLRGPKGNLGLPGVPGESGFHGQKGDKGAVGITGPKGEQGAPGEEGTPGEKGDLGDQGEPGEKGSLGKTGDAGNKGPEGMRGQHGVEGEPGQPGPRGMQGDRGERGLPGTQGRPGKGPTDEQIKAVCMRVMQEQLAQLAASLTRPESGIVGLPGPPGLPGPTGSPGENGFPGHTGARGLPGLKGPPGLIGVKGPKGDTGDRGDRGPTLQGPKGIPGPPGLPGEPGQPAYGNNGRDGMKGPRGVPGIPGIPGSPGTPGLNGYCEASQCILSQVPPEPLKEYSMKGPDSL